From a single Rutidosis leptorrhynchoides isolate AG116_Rl617_1_P2 chromosome 5, CSIRO_AGI_Rlap_v1, whole genome shotgun sequence genomic region:
- the LOC139847619 gene encoding uncharacterized protein, protein MNFMGKTSGGDSGNSTGSRRQHQQQNQEQQQEQEDEEERQNTNNNQSAGQLFPSSSSSSPSTSHHHQPPLFHPQQQQQPYHPRGNWISDRHGGGEPSSRLNHDPMMVDYNNSVPVTRDTNNNNNDNNNDEDENNQQSTGMMMVVEREHMFDKVVTPSDVGKLNRLVIPKQHAERYFPLDSSTNDKGLLLNFEDRNGKPWRFRYSYWNSSQSYVMTKGWSRFVKDKKLDAGDIVSFQRGVGGSAKDRLFIDWRHRPEPPNPPYQFSSNLSFPLPHHHQFSYHNRNNIHTWNPLFLQSQPAPSRISSHSNLMLQPSSYRYGNMTGAVAGAGPYHHNIGTGSIVNVNQGGSGSVIYFRSGAATGGIPQQQMDMMQMHQRSGVGIGLGMDPPLAPVPPPAQSSSVVFESVPVVHGKAAAKRLRLFGVNMDCPISDEDDQDYDPASEMGSSSGTNNPIAMGNYHHDHHQFNPHHTSSSSTIPYVQLRPYGSGESQFNQTTMAPSSSSDVYHNNNKSSSSHMSLDLDI, encoded by the coding sequence ATGAATTTTATGGGGAAAACTAGTGGTGGTGATAGTGGTAATAGTACTGGAAGTAGAAGACAACATCAACAACAAAATcaagaacaacaacaagaacaagaagatgaagaagaaagacAAAACACAAATAATAATCAATCTGCAGGTCAGTTATttccttcatcttcttcttcatctccaTCTACTTCTCATCATCATCAACCACCACTTTTTCatcctcaacaacaacaacaaccctaTCATCCACGTGGCAATTGGATTTCTGACCGCCACGGTGGCGGGGAACCATCTTCACGGCTAAATCATGACCCTATGATGGTGGACTACAATAATTCTGTCCCGGTTACGCGAgatactaacaacaacaacaacgacaacaacaacgatGAAGATGAAAACAACCAACAATCAACAGGGATGATGATGGTGGTTGAAAGAGAGCACATGTTTGATAAAGTAGTGACACCAAGTGACGTAGGCAAGCTCAATCGTCTCGTAATTCCGAAACAACACGCCGAAAGGTACTTCCCCTTAGACTCATCAACAAACGATAAAGGTTTACTGTTAAATTTCGAAGATAGAAATGGTAAACCATGGAGGTTTAGGTATTCATACTGGAACAGTAGCCAAAGTTATGTGATGACTAAAGGATGGTCTCGTTTCGTTAAAGATAAAAAACTCGATGCTGGTGATATCGTCTCGTTTCAACGAGGCGTTGGTGGTTCAGCTAAAGATCGATTGTTTATCGATTGGAGGCACCGTCCCGAACCACCTAATCCGCCTTACCAATTCTCATCAAATCTTTCATTTCCATTGCCACATCATCATCAATTTTCTTATCACAATAGGAACAATATTCATACATGGAATCCACTTTTTTTACAGTCACAGCCTGCACCATCAAGAATTAGTAGTCATTCTAACTTGATGTTACAACCGTCTTCATACCGTTACGGTAACATGACTGGAGCTGTAGCTGGAGCTGGGCCTTATCATCACAACATAGGTACCGGAAGTATTGTTAATGTAAATCAAGGTGGTTCAGGATCAGTTATTTATTTCAGATCAGGAGCTGCAACTGGTGGTATCCCACAACAGCAAATGGATATGATGCAAATGCATCAAAGAAGTGGGGTTGGAATTGGGCTAGGAATGGATCCACCACTTGCACCAGTACCACCACCAGCTCAATCGTCGAGCGTGGTTTTTGAATCGGTGCCTGTGGTCCATGGTAAAGCAGCagctaaacgattacgattgtttgGGGTTAACATGGACTGTCCCATTTCGGATGAAGACGATCAAGATTATGACCCTGCAAGTGAAATGGGCTCATCTAGTGGTACAAATAATCCCATTGCAATGGGTAattatcatcatgatcatcatcaattCAACCCTCATCATACATCATCTTCTTCGACTATACCGTATGTGCAATTGAGGCCTTATGGATCAGGTGAATCACAATTCAATCAAACCACAATGGCGCCTTCTTCGTCTAGTGATGTCTACCACAATAACAACAAGTCCTCATCTTCTCATATGTCCTTGGATTTAGATATTTGA